The stretch of DNA caccaggggctatgtcgtagccccaccataaaactcctgtggttaagtgaaagtgttaacgccttatagtccggttgccttgttcgccgcattatcacctccttcatggaccaagatgttggataaagagtgattaaatgcttttccgaacacccccatacttcctacgagggggctgaagccgacgactggaaaactctCAGATTATATTAAAACGACCGCACATGAGGAATTCAAGTTTTTCGAGCAAAACATAAACAGATTAACTATAAAGTTATCTTTTACAATcatcatacacctcactcgaataGTATGCTTtttgagcattgaccctctatcaagcgggcggcctccaggacgtcttcaaaataactCTCCGGTTCCGGATGGCCCCTGCCTTCAGGCGGACCCTTCATGGCGAcgtcgatggccttcatctttccgcagaatgtcttgactcgggcaagggccgtccatgcaccttcaatgcacgccgaTCGCTTCGCAGCATCGATTCGCGGCACCACATCGACAAGCTTTTGCACCAAACTGAAATAGCTACTCGGCGCAGGCTTGgttggccacagccggattataaCATCCTTCATGGCAGTGCCAGATGCCTTATGaagttcggcccattgggacatctgttcattgagCAGCAGCGGGCGCTTCGACGCACCGAactgtgaccaaaaaagcttctctgTTGCATATCCAGCTCGCGCTTGGTAATACCGCGctgcatcggaagaactcttcggcaagtccaaatactcgtccggagaactccacacttggttcaGCTGAGCATAGTCCGGGTCGCCGAACTTGGTCTACAGCAGAAAAGCCTTTCCAGCCACTATCTCTTTCGCATGACGAACTTCCTCACGGAGTGCTCTAGACTCTGATGATGCTTCTCTTGCCTCCTGTCGGGCCTTGTCCAGTTCAGTCGTTAAGGCTTtattctccttctcaagaaatTTGCAGCGGCCAGTAGCATTCTCCAAAGCGAGTGTCATTGTGGATACCTTCTCCTCGCCCTAGCATCGCGCAACTTGTTCGGCCTTCAGCTCAACCGATGCTCCTTCAGCAGCAGCATCACTAAATTGGGCCCGCTCCTTGGCCTGGATTAGCTCCGCCCGAAGAACCTCCACGGGGGCAGCACTATCTACATTTCATACACATTCCATATAAAGCTCTTTCCCGCGTCAAGCACACTGGTGTAAAGAATGCTCGAAGTACATACCCTGCGAGTCGTCAAGATGCCTGTTGATCAATGCAACGTCATCCTCCGGAATATCTAGCTTTCGCTGCAGTTCGGCCACTTCCGTATTTCAGACAGCCACAGGAGGGGAAGCAGCCTGTATTTCAAATTAACCCAAGTTTAATACATGAGCATATCTCTTTGATCCTTCGGTCGCCTTTTTGGAAGACAATtcgagtctcaagggctactgcATATACAACAGGTGCATTCTGTCAATAAAATTCAATTGACAAAGCTACATCACAAACCTTAAAACCTCTTAGAAGGCTTGTGAAGGCCTCGTCCAATCCACTCTTCGCGGATAGAACGCTTTCGACCACCGTAGCCATCAAGGTACGGTGCTCTTCCGAAATGGATGCTCGTCGTAGCAAGCCCGTCAGCATGTCCGGCACTCCTGGGTCTTCGGAAACCGCCACCGGAGTACGACATTCCTATGAAGGAACCCGCTTACTTGCCTCAAGAATCGTCCCCGGCTGTAAACTGGACGGTTCGGGGATGCCAGTCTTGATCCCAGAACCCCGAGCGACAAAGGCACCGCCTTCGGGTAACACCTTCATCGCTTCCTGTACTACTTGGTGTTCAGGAGGAGCCCGTTGGGACGATACCTTGGTATCATCTCCCCCATTGGGCGATGTGGCCGGAGAAGGCgtgtcactctccatcatctctagaagaagatctcccgaggaggaggacgattgAGAAACACCAGGCGTTAACCTGCGTGGACGAACATATATCGAACGATTACTTCACTAATAGGAAAAGAATGAGGTGCGTTTAAAGTACCCCAGCCCCCAGCCTCTCTTACGGTCTGCgtcgaggttcgtcctcgtcatCAAACTCTACGGCAGCCTAGCTCACCCGGCCCAAGCCGCTCGACTACGACATTTTTCCTCTCTTCTCCTGATCTTCGGAGGCGACCCTCTTCTTGCCCTGGAGGGCCCCCTCTGCACTCTTGCACTTGGGCAAAAGGATTTTGGTTTCCCCAAACGCAGCCACCTGGTACGGTTTCGGGATTAGCATTCTCGTCAACAGGTCGGTCGCAGGGCCTTCGGGAAGAGGCACCGGACACCAGATGAGcaccgctttctttatccagtcctgtacATGGACGGATTTTTCAGTATCTTGTTAAGAGATGCCTGAATGGAAGGTGCTCGAATATTAAATACTTACCGAACTGTCTGGATGATTGCAGTCAAGGCCAACGTCTTCGGTGGTGTCCGTCCATTGCTCTCGTTCCCCGAAATATAATTTCCACATTCCTTCATGTGtagtgccgaagaagtgctgTAGAGTCCGCCACCCTTCTGggttaaactcccacatacgaaGAGGCCGCCGCTGACATGGCAGGATTCGGCGGACTAGCATTATTTGAACGACGTTCACAAGATCGATGCCCTTCTCGGTAAGGCTCCGGATGCGACTTTGTAGAGTATGCACTTCATTGACGGATCCCCAGTCCAATCCCTTATTGACCCACGAAGCGAGCTGAATTGGAGGACCGGGTCGGAACGCAGGTGTAGCCGCCCACTTGGAGCCCCGTGGCTCgttgatataaaaccacccctgCTGCTATAGGTCGGAAGATTTGGCGAAAGATCCTTCGGGCCAAACTGCGTCGGCCAGCTTGCCTATTATGACATTGCCGCACTCTGCCTACTCCTCCTCTGCCACCCGTGGcctcacatcaaaggtcttgagccacaaaccAAAGTGCCGAGGAGTCCAGAGTAAGGCCTCACACGTGACGATAAATTTCGAGATGAGGAGAATagagtccggggccagatcatgaaaatctagcccatagtagaacatgagcccccggacgaaggggttaAGCGCGAACCCTAGCCCGTGACGAAAGTGGGATACAAACActaccctctcgccagatctgggggtcggtATGACTTGCCCTTGTGCCGGAAGCCAATGAAAGATTTCTGAGGTCAGATACCTCGCTACGCGGagcttcgcaatatcctcctcCGTGACAGAAGAAGCTACCCACCGTCCCTGatggttggatccggacatgactagGGCTGGTGGTGATTGGAACCCGAGGGTTGGAACTTGGGGTGGCTGGGGTTGAGGAAGGAGCAAGCATAAGGGGAGAAGACGAGACTATGTCTCTATATAAAGGCCCAGAATACTGGGCGTCTCCCCTAGGGTCTCTAAACTTACCTATCACCAAGGAGTTGTACCCGggggacggttgggttacccatgccagCATTAATGAAAATCCCATAAATAAAGGGACACGAGATGTGGGGCGGCTCGCTAGCCGACGGTTGGAAATATCAACCGGGCAGGCATGATACGATGTCATGAATAGTTATCAACAAGTTGGGCTCGCGGGATATCAACAAGTTGAGCTCGCGGGATATTATATTCTCTACAATTATATACGCAAGTCTGGATATATTTACttcgtccgaagactattctggagttcggaaggagggaacccgccttgcaataccgaagacaaATCTACgtgccggactcctcgtcattgaagccatgttcaggggctactgagggagtcctggattaaggggtcctcgggcgtccggcctattatccatgggccggactaatgggctgtgaagatcgAAGACCATActcgtgtccggattggactctacttggcgtggaaggcaagcttggcgaccgaagattccatcttatgtaaccgactccatgtaaaccctagatcctatataaaccgaaggggatagtctggaaaggacaactcatatactcattaccatattcataggctagacttttagggtttagccattacgatctcgtggtagatcaactcttgtaatactcatattcatcaagatcaatcaagcagcaagtagggtattacctccatagagagggcctgaacctgggtaaacatcgtgtcccccgtctcctgttaccatcgatcctagacgcatagttcgggaccccctacccgagatccgccggttttgacaccgacagcccccccccccaagacCCATGATAGGTCCAACCGCATAAATCCCAAAAAAATCTAGCACAGGCACACAACAGAAGTGACCAAGCGAAGCGGACTCGCCTTGCTAGCCGGCGAGGTCATTGAACGAAGATCTGGGGTGATGTTCATCGCACGGACGACTTGGAAGGGGAGGGGGCGGTGGCGACCCAAGCAGCGGCCTGCACACTCCTCCCGGCGATGGCGGGGGAAGAGTAGCAACGGTGAGAGCTCACTGTCGGCTACGGCTCGACAACCGAGGGCGGCGAGCTGGGCGGTGCCATGGGTTGGGTTTCGATGGAGGATTCAGATCGGGGGGAGGGGCTGGGGAGGACGGGAGCGCGACAACGGCTGCAGGGCCTGCTCGATAGTGACGACTAGGGTTGGGAGGGGATCAGGGAAGAGAGGAGAGTGAACGGGTGGGGAAGAGACGCCCCAGCGCCCACGCACTCACCCCTGTCGTTGTTGGATATTTTCCCAACAAGGTGAAATGTCAGAAATGTGTTCGGTGGGCATCCAATTTCACATGCAGTGGCACACGGTTTCTCCTACTATTTATTGCTACAATCGGGAGTTCTAATCCAACGGCCCAGATCAATCAGGAGAGGGATCCTACGGTCCAGATCGTATCAAGAAAACGATCCAACGGCCAGGAATCCCAAATCACTGAGGAGCCGTGGTTCCTCTCATCATTCTTGTTTCTGGATTCAACAAAATTAATATTAGCATTCACTAGAGAAGCTTTTGACCCAAAATATACTATTAACAATAGTATTGGTTTATATGAGCACTTACAAATACCGCTAAATACACTTAAACTTATTTTTTTAGAGACACTTAAAATTAAATTTTAAATTACACTagcgaaccaacctgtggttgagatggttaggtggacagtggtatcctcaacccaccagggttcaaatcctggtgctcgcattattcttggatttatttcaggatttccgacaatgcgctttcagtgggaggggACGTTCGCGTCGACGACGaagcgcctacggtgacttcgtaaatctcaagatgatatgccggctcactctcggaggtgctcataggggtagggtgtgcatGTGTGCATTCATAGGGATGAATGTATGCGTGTGTATATGAACGCTTGTGTCTGTATTGATGCTCAAAAATTTAGTGAACCGCCTTCGGCCTTTGCTGGATGGAATCATCTCAGAAACCCACAATGCGTTTATCCCCGGAAGGTTAATCACGGACAATGCCGTCATTGCTTTTGAGTGCTTCCATAAGATACAACGCTGCAAGAATGCAAGGGACAATTACTGTGCATACAAACTTGACCTTGCGAAGGCATATGATAGAGTTGATTGGGGCTGTTTGGAAGGACTTTTGAGGAAATATGGTTTTTGCGAAAAATGGACTGGCTGGGTTATGAAGTGTGTCAAATCTGTGAGGTACTCTGTTAGATGCAACGGAGAATCGCTTGAACCTTTCATCCCGTCCCGGGGGCTAAGGCAAGGGGACCCTCTCGGCCCGTACCTCTTCTTGTTTATTGCAGATGGACTGGTTCACCTTTTGAGAAAGGAGATGATAgagaataagctgacacctatcAAAATCGCAAGAAATAGCCCGGACATATCCAACCTGTTGTTTGCTGACGATAGCCTAATTTTTTTCAAGGCCACACCAGAGCAAGCCGAGGCTACAAAAAGAGTCCTAACCACATTCCAGAAGTGCACGGGTCAACTCCTAAGTACCAACAAATGCTCCATTCTCTTCAGTGAAGTATGCCCATTGGAAACAAGGGAAGAGATTAAAAGCATCCTTCAAGTGACAGCAGACACGTTCGAGAGCAAATACCTAGGGCTTCCCACACCAGAAGGTAGGATGAAAGACGAGCAATTCCAACCAATCATGGACAGGTTCCGGAAAAGATGTAGTGATTGGTCAGAAAAATTCATGTCGTATGCTGCTAAAGAGGTACATGTGAAATCAGTGGTGCAGGCTCTTCCAACTTTTATCATGAGTGTCTTCATGCTCTCCAAAGTTTTTTGTGAGAAATATGAAAGGATGATTAGAGATTTCTGGTGGGGAGACGAAGAAGGACATCGAAAGGTGCACTGGATGTCATGGGAACGGATGACAAGGCCAAAAAGGGCGGGGGGCATTGGTTTCAGAGATATGAATTTTTTTAACCAAGCGCTCTTGGCCAAGCAGGGATGGAGGCTATTACAGAACCCAAACAGTCTTTGTGCGAGAGTACTGAAGTTCAAATACTACCCAAATGGCAATCTCTTGGGTACGGTGTTCGCCTCTGATGCCTCCCCCGTGTGGAGAGGCATCGAGTTTGGTCTTGAACTCTTGAAAAAAGGAATTATTTGGAGGGTTGAAGACGGGAAGGACATACAAATTCAAAGAGATCAATAGATACCCAGAAGAGAGGGCCTGAAGACAGCGTCCTTCATTTGGAGATCGCGTATTGATGGGTTAGCCAGCTCATGCATGCAGGCAGCCGTGAATGGAACGAGGGTTTGATTAGACAACTCTTCTACCCATTTGATGCGGAGGAAATTTGTAAATTAAACATACCGGGATCAGAAGTGAAGGACTGTATAGCTTGGCATTACGAGAAGAACGGAATCTTCTCGGTTAGAAGTGCGTATAAACGATAGCTAATGTTCCGATTAGCCTACGCTCTTTGATGATTGCTGAATGTTCTGGCCTCACTGAGTAGGAGTCTCCTGCTTCAGTTCTCAAATAAAAAAAATAGTTACACTAATTCAAGTCATATAAATCACATATTAATAAAAGCATGACGTGATAAAAATTTACCTTGCCCATTTGAAATGGAGTGAGTATTCAGCATATATTCATGTTTTATTGAAGGGAGCAAATCTGTCTATAATTATGTATAAAATCGCATCAGAAATCCCAACATTTCATCCCCAAATTCCGGACTCCCTTCCATTCACGCGGGGACGACATTGCAGTTGGCGGCAAAAGCCAAAGATTTCCCCCTCCACTCCTCCCCTCTCCCCACCCCAAATCCAAGCCAAACCTAGCATTCCAACCCGATCCACGATGCCGCCCACGCTCCCCGCCGGTAAACCTCCGGCGCGAGCAACCCagccgccggagcccgcgacgCCGCCAGCCAAGAGCAGGGTGGCCGACGCCCAGTTGCCGGATCGCAAAAGGAAGGTTGCGCCATCAGCCGGTCCGCCGGAGAaaaacaagaagaagaaagagaagacCAGATCGCCGCCGGCCGAGCCCGACAAGAAGCCTCTTCCTCTCCCGTTCGAGCACGCCTGGACACCCGGCGACGAGGCCCCGATGCGGGCAACCCAACCGCCGGACCCCGCGAAGAGCAAGCATGCGCCGTCAGCCAAGAGCAGGGAGGCCGATGCCCAGCTGCCGGAGCGCAAGAGGAAGACCGCGCCATCAGCAGATCCGCCCCAGAAGAAAGACAAGACGCCATCGACGCCGGCGGCCGAGCCCGAGAAGAAGCCTCTTCCTCTCACGTCCCAGCACGCGTGGACGCCCGGCGACGAGGTCAAGATAATCGAGGCCCTGGCGGCGCATCGCCAGGAGCACGGCAAGCTGCCGAGAACCAAGGTGCTCTTCTCCTCCCTCCAACTCCAAGGCCGCCTCGACAACAATGGCTTCAGCATGCCGGACCTCCGGCAGAAGGTTCgcagtctcaagggccggcaCGACCACGAGGCCATCAACGGCGTCCCTGCCAAAGAAAATGAGTGCAGCCTCTGCCACCTCTCCAAGACCGTCTGGGGCACCATTGCTACGAGCGGTGGTGAAGCAAGCGCAAAAGTACCAAATGCTGGCAACACGTTCGATGAAATGTGCCAGTTGTATCCTTGCCTCACTGATGAGGTGACACACATTGTCGATGAACCCGCAGTCTTGGAGAAACTGCTCTTGGACTTTGATGGTACCAAGGCACGTGCATTGGACTCCAAAATCGACAACCTCAGGAAAGAGCTCACCGAGGCTATCATGGAATTGGTAATACCTTTTAACTGAATATAGTATTTCTGAAATATTAATAACTGTCGCAGCAAGTTCATggtaattaatactccctccgttaaaaaatataaaagcgtttagatcactactttagttaACCAAAAactcttatatttgtttacagagggGGTATTTAGATGCACCTTTAACTTGAAGGAAATTTAACAATCCACTGAAAGCACCAAATCCACTTATTAACGGTTGTTTGCTAGATTCTCCTGCCTGCAGTTTACACTACTTCCACATTCTTGAAAAACAACTTTCAGACCTCATGGATTATTGCGAAATTTTTAGATTGTTTTACTCGAAAGTCAGTTCTATCTATTACTGGAATGCAAAATCATTCCTTCAAGAATTGGAGCCAACGAGGCCCGAGGCCCCCGCGTCGCTCCCGCAGGGGCGACTCGAGCGGCGTAACCCTAGCCCGCCGCTGGCCCTCTCCCCCACCTCTCCTCTCCATCGTCGCCACCGGAGGTGGCCGCCGGCTCGCCTCTCGGCCGCCGGTGAAGGTGGCGGCGAGGATCTGGCCACCCCGTTCTTCCTCAGGAGGCTTTGGATCCGTGGCGGTGGCCTCGGCTGGTGGATCGACACCGGGTCTGCGGTGACCGGTGCTCGTTGGTGCTGGCCGTTCTTCCTCAGCCgcgggggcggcgaggcggcggcaggTGGCGGCTGTGGTGCGGGCGTCTCGGCGgcgcccgatccagatctgaagGCCTCCGTCTACTTCAACTAGGGCTGCCTCCGATGGTCCTGCTTTGGGCGGCCTTTGTCACCGGAGTTGTACCTGTTTGGCGGCTGGAGGTGGGAGGTGGCTCCGGAGAAATCTGAGGCCAGCAGTGCTGGCCACGACGACGGCGACGCCCGAGGGCGCCGTACCCTTCTTGTAGGCGTCGTCCAGGTtgcctccttcccctcttccttcCACCCAGCTCGTATGCCGGGCGAAAGCCCAAACCCTTGCCGGATCGAGCGACAGCAGCGCTCCGGGTGTCGTCACCCTCTTGGGGGTGTCGTTCGTGGTGAGCTTGGGGTGGATGTGATGCTTTGGTTGCTTGGCGGCGGTTGGTGGCATGGTCGGAGTTCGTCTGGTGGCGGTGCGTTGGCGCTCTGCCGCCTA from Triticum urartu cultivar G1812 chromosome 3, Tu2.1, whole genome shotgun sequence encodes:
- the LOC125543328 gene encoding uncharacterized protein LOC125543328 isoform X1, whose translation is MPPTLPAGKPPARATQPPEPATPPAKSRVADAQLPDRKRKVAPSAGPPEKNKKKKEKTRSPPAEPDKKPLPLPFEHAWTPGDEAPMRATQPPDPAKSKHAPSAKSREADAQLPERKRKTAPSADPPQKKDKTPSTPAAEPEKKPLPLTSQHAWTPGDEVKIIEALAAHRQEHGKLPRTKVLFSSLQLQGRLDNNGFSMPDLRQKVRSLKGRHDHEAINGVPAKENECSLCHLSKTVWGTIATSGGEASAKVPNAGNTFDEMCQLYPCLTDEVTHIVDEPAVLEKLLLDFDGTKARALDSKIDNLRKELTEAIMELAKRQNLEVPKVWQCPCTKLQSSKSRTQNESILLSERLDKIEGAGVEMQEQLKRMEREMAELKKSSKVIRCDSAASAPHSVVAEKQFSSNVLQRKIEPQGKLPHCKNKEVTSKYRPPRNLLPKTRLAPKSMPRVRREKIDAESQILHDVEQRKVAACAQQGFSHDLNVEGGKEVFLLSCVRPHRRVAKATLQTSCTSTIVGDKALGPGCCLVLVNQVLDGKAPLIRPLGDINTMDEALGHSIAWTRQQIQDDTTAAMVAPNQASPGQKG
- the LOC125543328 gene encoding uncharacterized protein LOC125543328 isoform X2; translated protein: MPPTLPAGKPPARATQPPEPATPPAKSRVADAQLPDRKRKVAPSAGPPEKNKKKKEKTRSPPAEPDKKPLPLPFEHAWTPGDEAPMRATQPPDPAKSKHAPSAKSREADAQLPERKRKTAPSADPPQKKDKTPSTPAAEPEKKPLPLTSQHAWTPGDEVKIIEALAAHRQEHGKLPRTKVLFSSLQLQGRLDNNGFSMPDLRQKVRSLKGRHDHEAINGVPAKENECSLCHLSKTVWGTIATSGGEASAKVPNAGNTFDEMCQLYPCLTDEVTHIVDEPAVLEKLLLDFDGTKARALDSKIDNLRKELTEAIMELAKRQNLEVPKVWQCPCTKLQSSKSRTQNESILLSERLDKIEGAGVEMQEQLKRMEREMAELKKSSKVIRCDSAASAPHSVVAEKQFSSNVLQRKIEPQGKLPHCKNKEVTSKYRPPRNVEQRKVAACAQQGFSHDLNVEGGKEVFLLSCVRPHRRVAKATLQTSCTSTIVGDKALGPGCCLVLVNQVLDGKAPLIRPLGDINTMDEALGHSIAWTRQQIQDDTTAAMVAPNQASPGQKG
- the LOC125543328 gene encoding uncharacterized protein LOC125543328 isoform X3, which translates into the protein MPPTLPAGKPPARATQPPEPATPPAKSRVADAQLPDRKRKVAPSAGPPEKNKKKKEKTRSPPAEPDKKPLPLPFEHAWTPGDEAPMRATQPPDPAKSKHAPSAKSREADAQLPERKRKTAPSADPPQKKDKTPSTPAAEPEKKPLPLTSQHAWTPGDEVKIIEALAAHRQEHGKLPRTKVLFSSLQLQGRLDNNGFSMPDLRQKVRSLKGRHDHEAINGVPAKENECSLCHLSKTVWGTIATSGGEASAKVPNAGNTFDEMCQLYPCLTDEVTHIVDEPAVLEKLLLDFDGTKARALDSKIDNLRKELTEAIMELVLQRKIEPQGKLPHCKNKEVTSKYRPPRNLLPKTRLAPKSMPRVRREKIDAESQILHDVEQRKVAACAQQGFSHDLNVEGGKEVFLLSCVRPHRRVAKATLQTSCTSTIVGDKALGPGCCLVLVNQVLDGKAPLIRPLGDINTMDEALGHSIAWTRQQIQDDTTAAMVAPNQASPGQKG